In Athene noctua chromosome 8, bAthNoc1.hap1.1, whole genome shotgun sequence, a genomic segment contains:
- the EPHB3 gene encoding ephrin type-B receptor 3 isoform X2, which translates to MDTKWVTSELAWTTHPETGWEEVSGYDEAMNPIRTYQVCNVREANQNNWLRTKFIQRQDVQRVYVELKFTVRDCNSIPNIPGSCKETFNLFYYESDTDSASANSPFWMENPYIKVDTIAPDESFSKLESGRVNTKVRSFGPLSKNGFYLAFQDLGACMSLISVRAFYKKCSNTIAGFAVFPETLTGAEPTSLVIAPGTCIPNAVEVSVPLKLYCNGDGEWMVPVGACTCAAGYEPTMKDTQCQACGPGTFKSKQGEGPCSPCPPNSRTTSGAATVCTCRNGFFRADTDPADSACTSVPSAPRSVISNVNETSLVLEWSEPQDTGGRDDLLYNVICKKCSVERRLCTRCDDNVEFVPRQLGLTERRIYISNLMAHTQYTFEIQAVNGISNKSPYPPHFASVNITTNQAAPSAVPTMHLHSSTGNSMTLSWTPPERPNGIILDYEIKYSEKQGQSDGIANTVTSQKNSVRLDGLKANARYMVQVRARTVAGYGRYSLPTEFQTTAEDGSTSKTFQELPLIVGSATAGLLFVIVVVIIAIVCFRKQRNSTDPEYTEKLQQYVTPGMKVYIDPFTYEDPNEAVREFAKEIDISCVKIEEVIGAGEFGEVCRGRLKLPGRREIFVAIKTLKVGYTERQRRDFLSEASIMGQFDHPNIIHLEGVVTKSRPVMIITEFMENCALDSFLRLNDGQFTVIQLVGMLRGIAAGMKYLSEMNYVHRDLAARNILVNSNLVCKVSDFGLSRFLEDDPADPTYTSSLGGKIPIRWTAPEAIAYRKFTSASDVWSYGIVMWEVMSYGERPYWDMSNQDVINAVEQDYRLPPPMDCPTALHQLMLDCWVRDRNLRPKFAQIVNTLDKLIRNAASLKVIASVQSGISQPLLDRTVPDYTTFTTVGDWLDAIKMGRYKENFVNAGFASFDLVAQMTAEDLLRIGVTLAGHQKKILSSIQDMRLQMNQTLPVQV; encoded by the exons ATGGACACGAAGTGGGTGACCTCTGAGTTGGCATGGACAACTCATCCGGAGACGGGG TGGGAAGAAGTCAGCGGTTATGATGAGGCCATGAACCCCATCCGCACATACCAGGTGTGCAATGTGCGGGAGGCCAACCAGAACAACTGGCTTCGCACCAAATTCATCCAGCGCCAGGACGTCCAGCGTGTCTATGTGGAGCTGAAGTTCACTGTGCGGGACTGCAACAGTATCCCCAACATCCCCGGCTCCTGCAAAGAGACCTTCAATCTCTTCTATTATGAGTCGGATACAGATTCTGCCTCTGCAAATAGCCCTTTCTGGATGGAGAACCCCTATATCAAAGTGGATACAATTGCCCCAGACGAGAGCTTCTCCAAGCTGGAGTCTGGCCGGGTGAACACCAAGGTGCGCAGCTTTGGCCCTCTCTCCAAGAATGGCTTTTACCTGGCCTTCCAAGACCTGGGAGCCTGCATGTCTCTCATCTCCGTCCGGGCTTTCTACAAGAAATGCTCCAACACCATTGCTGGCTTTGCTGTCTTCCCGGAGACTTTAACAGGGGCTGAGCCCACCTCTCTAGTCATCGCACCGGGCACCTGCATCCCCAACGCAGTGGAGGTGTCTGTACCTCTGAAGCTGTACTGCAACGGTGACGGCGAGTGGATGGTACCTGTGGGAGCATGTACGTGTGCTGCTGGATATGAGCCGACCATGAAGGATACCCAGTGCCAAG CGTGTGGCCCTGGAACCTTCAAGTCTAAGCAGGGGGAAggtccctgctctccctgccctcccaacAGCCGGACCACCTCTGGAGCAGCAACAGTTTGCACGTGTCGAAACGGCTTTTTCCGGGCAGACACGGACCCCGCAGACAGTGCCTGCACCA gtgtcccctctgccccccgcaGCGTCATTTCCAATGTGAACGAGACATCGCTGGTGCTGGAGTGGAGCGAGCCGCAGGACACAGGCGGGCGGGATGACCTGCTCTACAACGTCATCTGCAAGAAGTGCAGCGTGGAGCGGCGCCTCTGCACCCGCTGCGACGACAACGTGGAGTTTGTGCCGCGCCAGCTCGGCCTCACCGAGCGTCGCATCTACATCAGCAACCTGATGGCCCACACCCAGTACACCTTTGAGATCCAGGCCGTGAATGGCATCTCCAACAAGAGCCCCTACCCTCCCCATTTCGCCTCTGTCAACATCACCACCAACCAGGCAG CCCCGTCTGCCGTGCCTACAATGCACCTGCACAGCAGCACCGGGAACAGCATGACGCTGTCGTGGACTCCCCCGGAGAGACCCAACGGCATCATTCTTGACTATGAGATCAAGTACTCAGAGAAG CAAGGCCAGAGCGATGGCATCGCCAACACAGTCACCAGCCAGAAGAACTCGGTGCGGCTGGATGGGCTGAAGGCCAATGCTCGGTACATGGTGCAGGTCCGGGCTCGCACGGTGGCTGGATACGGCCGCTATAGCCTCCCCACGGAGTTTCAGACAACTGCGGAGGATG GCTCCACCAGCAAGACTTTCCAGGAGCTGCCACTGATTGTGGGTTCAGCCACTGCAGGGCTGCTATTCGTCATCGTTGTGGTGATCATCGCTATCGTCTGCTTCAG GAAGCAACGCAACAGCACAGACCCCGAGTACACGGAGAAGCTGCAGCAATACG TCACCCCTGGGATGAAGGTCTACATTGACCCCTTCACCTATGAGGACCCCAATGAAGCCGTCCGGGAATTCGCTAAAGAGATTGACATCTCCTGTGTCAAAATCGAGGAGGTCATTGGAGCAG gggaGTTCGGTGAGGTGTGCCGTGGCCGCCTGAAGCTGCCTGGCCGCCGCGAGATCTTCGTGGCCATCAAGACACTGAAGGTGGGCTACACGGAGCGACAGCGACGGGACTTCCTGAGCGAGGCCAGCATCATGGGCCAGTTCGACCACCCCAACATCATCCACCTGGAGGGTGTGGTAACCAAGAGCCGCCCTGTCATGATCATCACGGAGTTCATGGAGAACTGCGCACTTGACTCCTTCCTCCGG CTGAACGACGGGCAGTTCACGGTCATCCAGCTGGTGGGAATGCTGCGAGGCATCGCTGCTGGCATGAAGTACCTTTCGGAGATGAACTATGTGCATCGAGATCTGGCTGCCCGCAACATCCTGGTCAACAGCAACTTGGTCTGCAAAGTGTCCGACTTTGGGCTCTCTCGCTTTCTGGAGGACGACCCGGCTGACCCCACCTACACCAGCTCCCTG GGGGGCAAGATCCCAATCCGATGGACGGCTCCTGAGGCCATTGCCTACCGCAAATTCACTTCGGCCAGCGATGTGTGGAGCTACGGCATAGTCATGTGGGAAGTGATGTCCTACGGGGAGCGACCCTACTGGGACATGTCCAACCAGGAC GTGATCAACGCAGTGGAGCAGGATTACCGCCTGCCACCCCCCATGGACTGCCCCACGGCGCTGCACCAGCTGATGCTGGACTGTTGGGTGCGGGACCGCAACCTACGGCCCAAATTTGCACAGATTGTCAACACGCTGGACAAGCTCATCCGCAACGCCGCCAGCCTGAAAGTCATCGCCAGCGTCCAGTCTGG CATCTCTCAGCCGCTCCTGGACCGCACCGTCCCGGATTACACCACCTTCACCACCGTGGGAGACTGGCTGGATGCCATCAAAATGGGACGGTACAAGGAGAACTTTGTCAATGCCGGCTTTGCCTCCTTCGACTTGGTGGCGCAGATGACTGCGGA AGACCTGCTGAGGATAGGGGTGACGCTAGCAGGGCACCAGAAGAAGATCCTGAGCAGCATTCAGGACATGAGGCTGCAGATGAACCAGACGCTCCCGGTGCAGGTTTGA
- the EPHB3 gene encoding ephrin type-B receptor 3 isoform X1, translated as MDTKWVTSELAWTTHPETGWEEVSGYDEAMNPIRTYQVCNVREANQNNWLRTKFIQRQDVQRVYVELKFTVRDCNSIPNIPGSCKETFNLFYYESDTDSASANSPFWMENPYIKVDTIAPDESFSKLESGRVNTKVRSFGPLSKNGFYLAFQDLGACMSLISVRAFYKKCSNTIAGFAVFPETLTGAEPTSLVIAPGTCIPNAVEVSVPLKLYCNGDGEWMVPVGACTCAAGYEPTMKDTQCQACGPGTFKSKQGEGPCSPCPPNSRTTSGAATVCTCRNGFFRADTDPADSACTSVPSAPRSVISNVNETSLVLEWSEPQDTGGRDDLLYNVICKKCSVERRLCTRCDDNVEFVPRQLGLTERRIYISNLMAHTQYTFEIQAVNGISNKSPYPPHFASVNITTNQAAPSAVPTMHLHSSTGNSMTLSWTPPERPNGIILDYEIKYSEKQGQSDGIANTVTSQKNSVRLDGLKANARYMVQVRARTVAGYGRYSLPTEFQTTAEDGSTSKTFQELPLIVGSATAGLLFVIVVVIIAIVCFRKGMVTEHLLSSPLGRKQRNSTDPEYTEKLQQYVTPGMKVYIDPFTYEDPNEAVREFAKEIDISCVKIEEVIGAGEFGEVCRGRLKLPGRREIFVAIKTLKVGYTERQRRDFLSEASIMGQFDHPNIIHLEGVVTKSRPVMIITEFMENCALDSFLRLNDGQFTVIQLVGMLRGIAAGMKYLSEMNYVHRDLAARNILVNSNLVCKVSDFGLSRFLEDDPADPTYTSSLGGKIPIRWTAPEAIAYRKFTSASDVWSYGIVMWEVMSYGERPYWDMSNQDVINAVEQDYRLPPPMDCPTALHQLMLDCWVRDRNLRPKFAQIVNTLDKLIRNAASLKVIASVQSGISQPLLDRTVPDYTTFTTVGDWLDAIKMGRYKENFVNAGFASFDLVAQMTAEDLLRIGVTLAGHQKKILSSIQDMRLQMNQTLPVQV; from the exons ATGGACACGAAGTGGGTGACCTCTGAGTTGGCATGGACAACTCATCCGGAGACGGGG TGGGAAGAAGTCAGCGGTTATGATGAGGCCATGAACCCCATCCGCACATACCAGGTGTGCAATGTGCGGGAGGCCAACCAGAACAACTGGCTTCGCACCAAATTCATCCAGCGCCAGGACGTCCAGCGTGTCTATGTGGAGCTGAAGTTCACTGTGCGGGACTGCAACAGTATCCCCAACATCCCCGGCTCCTGCAAAGAGACCTTCAATCTCTTCTATTATGAGTCGGATACAGATTCTGCCTCTGCAAATAGCCCTTTCTGGATGGAGAACCCCTATATCAAAGTGGATACAATTGCCCCAGACGAGAGCTTCTCCAAGCTGGAGTCTGGCCGGGTGAACACCAAGGTGCGCAGCTTTGGCCCTCTCTCCAAGAATGGCTTTTACCTGGCCTTCCAAGACCTGGGAGCCTGCATGTCTCTCATCTCCGTCCGGGCTTTCTACAAGAAATGCTCCAACACCATTGCTGGCTTTGCTGTCTTCCCGGAGACTTTAACAGGGGCTGAGCCCACCTCTCTAGTCATCGCACCGGGCACCTGCATCCCCAACGCAGTGGAGGTGTCTGTACCTCTGAAGCTGTACTGCAACGGTGACGGCGAGTGGATGGTACCTGTGGGAGCATGTACGTGTGCTGCTGGATATGAGCCGACCATGAAGGATACCCAGTGCCAAG CGTGTGGCCCTGGAACCTTCAAGTCTAAGCAGGGGGAAggtccctgctctccctgccctcccaacAGCCGGACCACCTCTGGAGCAGCAACAGTTTGCACGTGTCGAAACGGCTTTTTCCGGGCAGACACGGACCCCGCAGACAGTGCCTGCACCA gtgtcccctctgccccccgcaGCGTCATTTCCAATGTGAACGAGACATCGCTGGTGCTGGAGTGGAGCGAGCCGCAGGACACAGGCGGGCGGGATGACCTGCTCTACAACGTCATCTGCAAGAAGTGCAGCGTGGAGCGGCGCCTCTGCACCCGCTGCGACGACAACGTGGAGTTTGTGCCGCGCCAGCTCGGCCTCACCGAGCGTCGCATCTACATCAGCAACCTGATGGCCCACACCCAGTACACCTTTGAGATCCAGGCCGTGAATGGCATCTCCAACAAGAGCCCCTACCCTCCCCATTTCGCCTCTGTCAACATCACCACCAACCAGGCAG CCCCGTCTGCCGTGCCTACAATGCACCTGCACAGCAGCACCGGGAACAGCATGACGCTGTCGTGGACTCCCCCGGAGAGACCCAACGGCATCATTCTTGACTATGAGATCAAGTACTCAGAGAAG CAAGGCCAGAGCGATGGCATCGCCAACACAGTCACCAGCCAGAAGAACTCGGTGCGGCTGGATGGGCTGAAGGCCAATGCTCGGTACATGGTGCAGGTCCGGGCTCGCACGGTGGCTGGATACGGCCGCTATAGCCTCCCCACGGAGTTTCAGACAACTGCGGAGGATG GCTCCACCAGCAAGACTTTCCAGGAGCTGCCACTGATTGTGGGTTCAGCCACTGCAGGGCTGCTATTCGTCATCGTTGTGGTGATCATCGCTATCGTCTGCTTCAG GAAAGGGATGGTTACTGAACACCTCCTCTCGTCTCCTTTGGGCAGGAAGCAACGCAACAGCACAGACCCCGAGTACACGGAGAAGCTGCAGCAATACG TCACCCCTGGGATGAAGGTCTACATTGACCCCTTCACCTATGAGGACCCCAATGAAGCCGTCCGGGAATTCGCTAAAGAGATTGACATCTCCTGTGTCAAAATCGAGGAGGTCATTGGAGCAG gggaGTTCGGTGAGGTGTGCCGTGGCCGCCTGAAGCTGCCTGGCCGCCGCGAGATCTTCGTGGCCATCAAGACACTGAAGGTGGGCTACACGGAGCGACAGCGACGGGACTTCCTGAGCGAGGCCAGCATCATGGGCCAGTTCGACCACCCCAACATCATCCACCTGGAGGGTGTGGTAACCAAGAGCCGCCCTGTCATGATCATCACGGAGTTCATGGAGAACTGCGCACTTGACTCCTTCCTCCGG CTGAACGACGGGCAGTTCACGGTCATCCAGCTGGTGGGAATGCTGCGAGGCATCGCTGCTGGCATGAAGTACCTTTCGGAGATGAACTATGTGCATCGAGATCTGGCTGCCCGCAACATCCTGGTCAACAGCAACTTGGTCTGCAAAGTGTCCGACTTTGGGCTCTCTCGCTTTCTGGAGGACGACCCGGCTGACCCCACCTACACCAGCTCCCTG GGGGGCAAGATCCCAATCCGATGGACGGCTCCTGAGGCCATTGCCTACCGCAAATTCACTTCGGCCAGCGATGTGTGGAGCTACGGCATAGTCATGTGGGAAGTGATGTCCTACGGGGAGCGACCCTACTGGGACATGTCCAACCAGGAC GTGATCAACGCAGTGGAGCAGGATTACCGCCTGCCACCCCCCATGGACTGCCCCACGGCGCTGCACCAGCTGATGCTGGACTGTTGGGTGCGGGACCGCAACCTACGGCCCAAATTTGCACAGATTGTCAACACGCTGGACAAGCTCATCCGCAACGCCGCCAGCCTGAAAGTCATCGCCAGCGTCCAGTCTGG CATCTCTCAGCCGCTCCTGGACCGCACCGTCCCGGATTACACCACCTTCACCACCGTGGGAGACTGGCTGGATGCCATCAAAATGGGACGGTACAAGGAGAACTTTGTCAATGCCGGCTTTGCCTCCTTCGACTTGGTGGCGCAGATGACTGCGGA AGACCTGCTGAGGATAGGGGTGACGCTAGCAGGGCACCAGAAGAAGATCCTGAGCAGCATTCAGGACATGAGGCTGCAGATGAACCAGACGCTCCCGGTGCAGGTTTGA